From Microcystis aeruginosa NIES-2549, a single genomic window includes:
- a CDS encoding bifunctional ADP-dependent NAD(P)H-hydrate dehydratase/NAD(P)H-hydrate epimerase: MSYNYRSNVVNSEQMRRIEGAIFASGMPVAALMEKAALLTAQQLKKSYSLANFPKIGVIVGPGHNGGDALVIARELHLAGYQVSLFCPIAKLKDLTAQQANYVKHLGLIFQETLESLEDCQLIIDGLFGFGLERTLSGEIAELVDKINSWQKPIISIDIASGIHTDTGEVLGTAIKATHTFCLGLWKRAFFQDLALPYLGKVELIDIGISPLDLETILQDSPPILRVNPDLIRPYLPLPRPLLTHKYQQGHLLIICGSRRYAGGAILAGLGARGSGVGMLSIAVPAALKSLLISHLPEALIIDCPETATGAIAELPLELNNYHVLACGPGLTTENPAIIEQVLDSDKPIILDADALNILAQFGIEKLSYRQNKTILTPHWGEFKRLFPNLSGSQDRINITQKASQQSGAIVLLKGARTIIASPEGKMYIIPESTSALARGGSGDVLTGLIGGFLTQMPDNPPETTALAAYLHAQAGILAAKERTELGVDGVTLANYLFAALKDLIPPAPLDKGGADRRGDQN; encoded by the coding sequence ATGAGCTACAATTATCGGTCAAACGTGGTTAATAGTGAGCAGATGCGTCGCATTGAAGGGGCGATTTTTGCCTCTGGTATGCCTGTGGCCGCTTTGATGGAAAAGGCAGCCCTGTTAACGGCACAACAGCTTAAAAAGTCCTATTCTTTGGCTAATTTCCCCAAAATCGGCGTTATCGTTGGACCTGGTCACAATGGCGGCGACGCTCTCGTGATTGCTAGAGAATTACATCTCGCCGGTTATCAAGTATCTCTTTTTTGTCCGATCGCCAAACTCAAGGATTTAACAGCACAACAGGCGAATTATGTCAAGCATTTAGGCTTAATTTTTCAGGAAACTTTAGAATCTTTAGAGGATTGTCAGTTAATTATCGATGGTCTTTTCGGTTTTGGTTTAGAAAGGACTTTATCGGGAGAGATTGCCGAATTAGTCGATAAAATTAATAGTTGGCAAAAACCGATAATTAGTATCGATATTGCTTCGGGAATTCACACCGACACCGGAGAGGTTTTAGGCACGGCAATTAAAGCCACTCATACCTTTTGTTTGGGACTCTGGAAGCGAGCTTTTTTCCAGGATTTGGCCCTACCCTATCTGGGTAAAGTGGAGTTAATTGATATCGGAATTAGTCCCCTTGACCTAGAAACAATTTTACAAGATTCACCGCCAATTCTGAGGGTTAATCCCGATCTAATTCGCCCTTATTTACCCTTACCCCGTCCTCTCCTTACCCATAAATATCAGCAGGGACATTTATTAATTATCTGTGGTTCTCGTCGTTATGCAGGGGGGGCAATTCTTGCCGGATTAGGAGCGCGAGGTAGTGGTGTGGGAATGCTTTCTATTGCTGTTCCTGCTGCCCTCAAATCTTTATTAATTAGTCATTTACCAGAAGCATTAATTATCGATTGTCCCGAAACTGCCACGGGAGCTATTGCCGAACTTCCCCTCGAATTAAATAATTATCATGTCCTCGCCTGTGGTCCTGGATTAACTACAGAAAATCCTGCTATTATCGAACAGGTTTTAGACAGTGATAAACCGATTATACTCGATGCCGATGCTTTAAATATTTTGGCTCAATTCGGTATAGAAAAATTATCATATCGCCAGAATAAGACAATTTTAACGCCTCATTGGGGAGAATTTAAACGCTTATTTCCTAACTTATCAGGTTCTCAAGATAGGATTAATATCACTCAAAAAGCATCTCAACAAAGTGGTGCAATTGTCTTATTAAAAGGAGCCAGAACTATAATCGCCTCCCCGGAAGGTAAAATGTATATAATCCCCGAAAGTACCTCCGCTTTAGCGCGAGGTGGTAGTGGTGATGTCTTAACGGGACTAATCGGCGGATTCTTAACCCAAATGCCGGATAATCCCCCAGAAACAACTGCATTAGCGGCTTATTTACACGCTCAAGCTGGCATTTTAGCAGCCAAAGAAAGGACAGAATTAGGAGTAGATGGAGTGACTTTAGCTAATTATTTATTTGCTGCCCTTAAAGATTTGATCCCCCCTGCCCCCCTTGATAAGGGGGGTGCCGATAGGCGGGGGGATCAGAATTGA
- a CDS encoding alpha/beta hydrolase, which produces MPPSPENPARYLVIMLHGWGADAMDLAPLASMLDLADCQFLFPNAPFDHPQVPGGRAWYALETSDHQGLVASRQQLHDWIISLEATTGIPLERTFLTGFSQGGAMTLDVGLSLPLAGLGSLSGYLHSEPHPQGPQNVLIVHGKQDPVVPIAAARQARDLLLGLGVNVEYHELNMGHEIPIPALTILRQFLRNRLETA; this is translated from the coding sequence ATTCCCCCTTCCCCAGAAAATCCCGCTCGCTATCTAGTGATCATGCTGCACGGTTGGGGTGCAGATGCCATGGATCTGGCCCCCCTAGCATCGATGCTGGATCTGGCTGATTGTCAATTTTTGTTTCCTAATGCTCCCTTTGATCATCCCCAAGTGCCGGGGGGACGCGCCTGGTATGCGTTAGAAACCTCCGATCATCAAGGTTTAGTCGCTAGTCGTCAACAGTTGCACGATTGGATTATTTCCCTAGAAGCAACTACCGGTATTCCCCTAGAGCGGACTTTTTTGACCGGTTTTTCCCAAGGGGGAGCGATGACCCTGGATGTGGGTTTATCCTTACCCTTGGCGGGATTGGGTTCCCTGAGTGGTTATCTGCACAGTGAACCCCATCCCCAAGGTCCACAAAATGTCTTAATTGTTCATGGTAAGCAGGATCCCGTCGTTCCTATCGCTGCTGCTCGTCAAGCCAGGGATTTACTGCTTGGTTTGGGGGTTAACGTCGAATATCACGAGTTAAATATGGGTCACGAAATCCCCATTCCGGCGCTGACTATATTACGCCAATTCCTCCGCAATCGTCTAGAAACCGCATGA
- a CDS encoding TerB family tellurite resistance protein yields MKNKQLLKILIGVAWIDGVIQPSERNYLRQVAVREKLDDDPEIKPLLSELKPIKTSECYRWLESYLGDNPSPETYQDLLASISTLIYSDDDVDTQEAKLLTKVQSFDPTHDSHRSILDKLVTGIQKLYHKAITESN; encoded by the coding sequence ATGAAAAATAAACAATTACTGAAAATTCTCATCGGTGTTGCCTGGATTGATGGTGTCATTCAACCATCAGAAAGAAATTATTTACGACAGGTAGCTGTGAGGGAAAAACTTGATGATGATCCGGAGATTAAACCACTATTATCGGAACTAAAACCGATTAAAACCAGTGAATGTTATCGATGGTTAGAGTCTTATTTAGGCGATAATCCTAGTCCGGAAACCTATCAAGATCTACTAGCATCGATTAGCACTTTAATCTATAGCGATGACGACGTGGATACACAGGAAGCGAAATTATTAACCAAAGTGCAGAGTTTTGATCCGACTCACGATAGCCATCGATCGATTTTAGATAAATTAGTGACGGGAATTCAGAAATTGTACCACAAGGCAATTACTGAAAGTAATTAA
- a CDS encoding alpha/beta fold hydrolase produces the protein MLTNFQKFQLEVNGITINGVKGGRGFPLLLLHGYPQTHQMWHKIAPRLAANFTVIATDLRGYGDSDKPLPLEDSSNYCKRVMALDQVLLMEKLGYQEFYLIGHDRGARVSHRIALDFPEKVKKLVLLDIAPTLAMYEATDKTFATAYYHWFFLIQPSPFPETLIAANPDYYLQHCLQSWGRDFSAFTEEALGEYRRCFRDLSTITATCADYRAAATIDLEHDRQDLDQKISSPLLVLWGKKGFIARQYDVIALWQQRANQVTGQAIASGHFLPEEAPEETAQAIEDFLG, from the coding sequence ATGCTGACAAATTTTCAGAAATTTCAGCTAGAAGTTAATGGCATTACTATCAATGGTGTCAAAGGTGGGCGCGGTTTTCCGCTGCTTTTGCTGCATGGTTATCCCCAAACCCATCAAATGTGGCATAAAATCGCCCCCCGATTAGCGGCTAATTTTACGGTAATCGCCACGGATCTGCGCGGCTACGGGGATAGCGATAAACCCTTACCCCTAGAGGATTCTAGCAATTATTGCAAGCGGGTGATGGCCCTCGATCAGGTGTTGCTGATGGAAAAATTGGGTTATCAGGAGTTTTATCTGATCGGCCACGATCGAGGGGCGCGAGTTTCCCACCGTATCGCCCTTGATTTTCCCGAAAAGGTCAAAAAACTCGTTTTACTCGATATAGCACCGACGCTGGCGATGTACGAGGCGACTGATAAAACTTTTGCCACTGCCTACTATCATTGGTTTTTCTTGATTCAGCCTTCTCCTTTTCCCGAAACCCTGATCGCCGCTAATCCCGATTATTATCTACAACATTGCTTGCAAAGTTGGGGGCGAGATTTTAGCGCTTTTACAGAGGAAGCTTTGGGGGAATATCGGCGTTGTTTTCGAGATTTAAGCACGATAACCGCCACCTGTGCCGATTATCGGGCCGCCGCTACCATCGATTTAGAGCATGATCGTCAGGATTTAGACCAGAAAATTTCCTCTCCTCTCTTGGTTCTTTGGGGAAAAAAAGGTTTCATTGCACGTCAATACGATGTGATCGCTCTTTGGCAGCAGCGAGCTAATCAAGTCACGGGACAGGCGATCGCCAGTGGTCATTTTTTACCGGAAGAAGCACCGGAAGAGACGGCACAGGCGATCGAGGATTTTCTTGGCTAA
- a CDS encoding aspartate kinase gives MAVIVQKYGGTSVGSVERIQSVAQRVKNTVIAGNTVVVVVSAMGKTTDGLVNLAKQIAAEPSRREMDMLLSTGEQVTIALMSMALEEIGQPAISLTGAQVGIVTESEHSRARILEIKTDRLSRHLSEGKVVVVAGFQGVSDSDQLEITTLGRGGSDTSAVALAAALKADFCEIYTDVPGILTTDPRLVPEARLLDQITCDEMLELASLGAKVLHPRAVEIAKNFGVPLVVRSSWTEDPGTWVTSPAPKPRTLQGLELTKAVDAVEFDGNQAKISLLRVPDRPGIAARLFGEIAHQQVDVDLIIQSIHEGDSNDIAFTVMGNALKKAQSVAEAIAPVLRSHPTNTEEAEVIIESGAAKIAITGAGMIGRPGIAAQIFSTLAAAAINIEMISTSEVKVSCVIDEADGEKAIKVLCDAFQVEYSAKVANREIPKNLVPVRGVALDNNQAQMAIRNVPDRPGMAARIFSVLAAKNVSVDMIIQSQRCRIVDGIPRRDIAFTLPQADANLAQKILLELSESLGLQEVVVNNDVAKVSIVGSGMEGQPGVAARFFEALAKEKINILMIATSDIKISCVVNQEDGVRALQVVHAAFGLAGQGKIEVPA, from the coding sequence ATGGCTGTAATTGTCCAAAAATACGGTGGTACATCGGTAGGTTCCGTGGAACGCATTCAATCGGTCGCTCAACGGGTCAAAAATACGGTAATAGCAGGAAATACCGTGGTGGTGGTCGTTTCTGCCATGGGTAAAACCACCGATGGATTGGTCAATTTAGCCAAACAAATCGCCGCCGAACCCTCGCGCCGGGAGATGGATATGTTATTATCCACGGGGGAACAGGTAACAATCGCCTTGATGAGTATGGCCCTAGAGGAAATCGGACAACCGGCCATCTCCCTAACCGGCGCTCAAGTGGGAATTGTCACGGAATCCGAACATAGTCGGGCCCGCATCTTAGAAATTAAAACCGATCGCCTTTCCCGTCATCTATCGGAGGGTAAAGTAGTTGTGGTCGCCGGTTTTCAAGGTGTCAGCGATAGTGATCAACTAGAGATTACCACCCTAGGGCGCGGTGGGTCCGATACCTCGGCCGTGGCCCTAGCAGCCGCCTTAAAAGCCGATTTTTGCGAAATTTACACCGATGTACCCGGTATTCTCACCACTGACCCCCGTTTAGTCCCCGAAGCGCGTCTTTTAGACCAAATCACCTGCGATGAGATGCTCGAATTAGCCAGTTTAGGGGCGAAAGTTCTCCACCCGCGAGCGGTGGAAATCGCTAAAAACTTCGGGGTTCCCTTGGTTGTCCGCTCCAGTTGGACAGAGGATCCGGGTACTTGGGTGACATCCCCGGCACCGAAACCGCGCACCCTGCAAGGATTGGAATTGACAAAAGCAGTGGATGCGGTGGAATTTGACGGTAATCAGGCGAAAATCTCCCTTTTACGGGTTCCTGATCGTCCCGGTATCGCTGCCCGTTTATTCGGGGAAATCGCTCATCAACAGGTGGACGTGGATTTAATTATTCAATCGATTCACGAGGGGGACAGCAACGATATCGCCTTTACGGTGATGGGAAATGCCTTGAAAAAAGCCCAATCCGTGGCCGAAGCGATCGCACCGGTTTTACGTTCCCATCCCACTAATACAGAGGAAGCGGAAGTGATTATCGAATCCGGGGCCGCTAAAATCGCCATTACCGGCGCTGGTATGATCGGCCGGCCGGGAATTGCTGCCCAAATATTTAGCACTTTGGCCGCAGCGGCAATTAATATCGAAATGATCTCCACTTCTGAAGTAAAAGTCAGTTGTGTCATCGATGAAGCGGACGGAGAAAAAGCAATTAAAGTCCTTTGTGATGCTTTTCAAGTGGAGTATTCTGCTAAAGTTGCTAATCGCGAAATCCCTAAAAATTTAGTCCCAGTCAGGGGAGTGGCCCTAGATAATAATCAGGCACAAATGGCCATTCGTAACGTCCCCGATCGCCCGGGGATGGCGGCGAGAATTTTCTCGGTTTTAGCGGCAAAAAATGTCAGTGTTGATATGATTATTCAATCCCAACGCTGTCGCATTGTCGATGGTATTCCCCGACGGGATATCGCTTTTACTTTACCCCAAGCTGATGCTAATTTAGCCCAAAAAATCCTTTTAGAACTATCGGAAAGTTTGGGTTTACAGGAAGTGGTGGTTAATAATGATGTAGCCAAAGTGAGCATTGTTGGTTCAGGAATGGAAGGACAACCGGGGGTAGCAGCACGCTTTTTTGAAGCTTTAGCAAAGGAGAAAATTAATATTTTGATGATTGCTACTTCTGATATAAAAATCAGTTGTGTGGTGAATCAGGAAGATGGAGTCAGGGCCCTACAAGTGGTTCATGCCGCTTTTGGATTAGCCGGACAGGGTAAAATTGAAGTACCCGCCTAA
- a CDS encoding NAD(P)H-quinone oxidoreductase subunit J, producing MTEETTAIVQAGPTSIWLSENGFDHQALEADHSGVELIKVEAEFLIPLATALFAYGFNYLQCQGAYDLGPGKELVSFYHLVKVTDNVDSPVEVRLKVFLPRDNPRVASVYWIWKAADWQERESYDMFGIIYEGHPHLKRILMPEDWVGWPLRKDYVSPEFYELQDAY from the coding sequence ATGACTGAAGAAACGACAGCTATTGTGCAAGCTGGCCCCACTTCGATTTGGTTAAGCGAAAATGGTTTTGATCATCAAGCTTTAGAAGCTGACCATAGTGGTGTGGAATTGATTAAAGTAGAAGCAGAATTTTTAATTCCTCTGGCCACTGCTTTATTCGCTTATGGCTTTAATTATCTCCAATGTCAGGGCGCTTACGATTTGGGACCAGGGAAAGAATTAGTTAGTTTCTATCATCTGGTCAAAGTAACCGATAATGTCGATAGTCCCGTGGAAGTGCGCTTAAAAGTCTTTCTTCCTAGAGATAATCCCCGGGTTGCCTCGGTTTACTGGATTTGGAAAGCTGCTGACTGGCAAGAACGAGAAAGTTATGATATGTTCGGCATTATTTATGAAGGACATCCCCACCTGAAACGGATTTTAATGCCGGAAGATTGGGTCGGTTGGCCCCTACGCAAAGATTACGTTTCTCCCGAATTCTACGAACTACAGGACGCTTACTAA
- a CDS encoding 16S rRNA (cytosine(967)-C(5))-methyltransferase, translating into MNNARQLALLILRDIDRSSAYPDRALDRHLSASSLNCLDKALTTEIVYGIIRRQRTLDALLDRLGKKTAAQQPPDLRRILHIGLYQLRYLSQIPPSAAVNTAVELTKISHLGKLAAVVNGMLRQYLRLTANGDDPLILPENTASRLGILHSFPDWLVQLWLDRFSVTETEQLCQWFNRSPDLDIRINPLKTSREALENELESANITFNHLKLPLACRLTSGLGNIERLEGFRAGNYTLQDISAQLVTYLLDPQPGETIIDACAAPGGKTTHIAELMGDRGRILACDQTASRLRQLEANIKRLDLKAIEIHLGDSRDRPQWRGIADRVLIDAPCSGLGTLHKRPDIRWRQTPENLPVLAKRQGELLASAATWVKPKGILVYATCTLNPLENERVIEQFLAAHPDWKMATPDSNSSFSEYYTETGAIEVLPHRHNQDGFFMAKLVKEV; encoded by the coding sequence ATGAATAATGCTCGTCAGCTGGCTTTGCTGATTTTACGCGATATCGATCGCTCTTCCGCCTATCCCGATCGCGCTCTTGATCGCCATTTGTCCGCTAGTTCCTTAAATTGTCTTGACAAAGCCTTGACAACGGAGATTGTTTATGGTATAATACGCCGCCAAAGAACTTTGGATGCGCTGCTCGATCGCCTGGGGAAAAAAACTGCGGCCCAGCAACCCCCGGATTTACGGCGAATTCTCCATATTGGTCTTTATCAACTGCGTTATCTCTCCCAGATTCCCCCATCGGCGGCGGTGAATACGGCGGTAGAATTAACTAAAATCAGTCATTTAGGCAAATTAGCGGCAGTGGTTAACGGAATGCTGCGGCAATATCTCCGTTTAACTGCTAATGGCGACGATCCTTTAATTTTGCCGGAAAATACCGCTTCTAGATTGGGCATTCTCCACAGTTTCCCCGATTGGTTGGTGCAATTGTGGTTAGATCGCTTTAGTGTTACGGAAACGGAACAACTTTGTCAATGGTTTAATCGCTCTCCTGACCTCGATATTCGGATTAATCCCCTAAAAACTAGCCGAGAAGCCCTAGAAAATGAGTTAGAATCAGCCAATATAACTTTTAATCATCTTAAGTTACCTCTAGCTTGCCGTTTAACCTCTGGTTTAGGCAATATTGAGCGTTTAGAGGGATTTCGAGCCGGAAATTACACCCTACAGGATATTAGCGCCCAATTAGTCACTTATCTCCTCGATCCCCAGCCCGGAGAGACAATTATCGACGCTTGCGCGGCACCGGGGGGAAAAACCACTCATATTGCCGAATTAATGGGCGATCGGGGTAGAATATTAGCCTGTGATCAAACGGCATCCCGTTTACGACAGTTAGAAGCCAATATTAAAAGATTAGACTTAAAAGCGATCGAAATACATCTAGGGGATAGTCGCGATCGTCCCCAGTGGCGCGGCATCGCTGATCGTGTACTAATCGATGCTCCCTGTTCAGGATTGGGAACCCTGCACAAGCGTCCTGATATACGTTGGCGACAAACACCAGAAAATTTACCTGTACTAGCCAAACGACAGGGGGAACTTTTAGCCTCGGCTGCCACTTGGGTAAAACCGAAGGGAATCTTAGTTTATGCCACCTGTACTTTAAATCCGTTAGAAAATGAAAGAGTGATCGAGCAGTTTTTAGCCGCTCATCCCGATTGGAAAATGGCCACTCCTGACTCTAATTCATCTTTCTCAGAATACTATACAGAAACGGGAGCGATCGAAGTGTTACCCCATCGGCATAATCAAGACGGTTTTTTTATGGCTAAGTTAGTCAAGGAAGTGTGA
- a CDS encoding histone deacetylase family protein, producing the protein MISIIYSDEFLDHDTGIYHPEQAARLTAIVEALKQTEWQSKLTWHLPTPLEIRDEVIPLIKQVHNQDYVDRLRRICQQGGGRLDADTPVSARSYDVALLAVSGWLDGVDRVLSTGDPVFILARPPGHHATSNYGMGFCLFSNAAIAAYYALENKRVQKVAILDWDVHHGNGTQDIVENHPQIAYCSLHQFPFYPGTGEAREKGEFNNVLNIPLSAGSTIKDYQEHFEGQVIPFLKNFQPDLVIVSAGYDANQADPLAGICLHPQDYGILTKYLLTLNKPLLFGLEGGYDLETLAASVVATLEALL; encoded by the coding sequence ATGATCTCGATTATCTATTCCGATGAATTTCTCGATCACGATACAGGTATTTACCATCCCGAACAAGCGGCGCGTTTAACGGCAATTGTCGAGGCTTTAAAACAAACAGAATGGCAGTCAAAATTAACATGGCATTTACCCACACCGCTCGAAATTCGCGACGAAGTAATTCCTTTGATTAAACAAGTTCATAATCAAGATTATGTTGATAGATTGCGGCGAATTTGTCAACAGGGCGGAGGAAGATTGGATGCCGATACTCCCGTTTCTGCGCGTAGTTACGATGTGGCGTTACTAGCGGTTAGTGGCTGGTTAGATGGGGTAGATCGAGTTTTATCTACTGGCGATCCTGTCTTTATTTTAGCCCGTCCACCCGGACATCATGCCACTTCTAATTATGGCATGGGTTTCTGTCTGTTTTCTAATGCTGCTATTGCCGCTTATTATGCTTTGGAAAACAAAAGAGTGCAAAAAGTAGCGATTCTTGATTGGGACGTACATCACGGCAATGGCACCCAGGATATAGTCGAAAATCATCCCCAGATTGCCTATTGTTCCCTTCATCAATTCCCCTTTTATCCAGGCACGGGAGAAGCGAGAGAAAAAGGGGAGTTTAATAATGTTTTGAATATTCCCTTATCGGCGGGAAGTACGATTAAAGATTATCAAGAACATTTTGAGGGGCAAGTCATACCTTTTCTGAAAAATTTTCAACCGGATTTAGTGATTGTTAGTGCTGGATATGATGCCAATCAAGCGGATCCTCTGGCGGGAATTTGTTTACACCCACAAGATTATGGAATTTTAACCAAATACCTCTTAACTCTCAATAAACCGCTGCTTTTCGGCTTAGAAGGCGGTTATGATTTAGAAACTTTAGCGGCTTCCGTCGTCGCCACCTTAGAAGCTTTGCTCTGA
- the ndhK gene encoding photosynthetic/respiratory NAD(P)H-quinone oxidoreductase subunit K, whose amino-acid sequence MSPNPTSEFKQIIAQQSEKILNPIERTKVTQDLSENVILTTVDDLYNWARLSSLWPMLYGTACCFIEFAALIGSRFDFDRFGLVPRSSPRQADLIITAGTITMKMAPALVRLYEEMPEPKYVIAMGACTITGGMFSSDSTTAVRGVDKLIPVDVYIPGCPPRPEAIIDAIIKLRKKVANESIQERGTVLQQTNRYYSTTHKMQATEPILTGKYLQSATRQAPPKELLEATGMPVPPALLTTKQKEEI is encoded by the coding sequence ATGAGTCCCAACCCTACCAGCGAATTTAAGCAAATTATCGCACAACAAAGCGAAAAAATCCTCAATCCCATCGAACGCACCAAAGTTACCCAGGATTTATCGGAAAATGTCATCCTGACTACCGTTGATGACCTGTATAACTGGGCGCGTTTGTCAAGTCTTTGGCCGATGCTATACGGTACAGCTTGCTGTTTTATCGAGTTCGCGGCCTTGATTGGTTCCCGTTTTGATTTCGATCGCTTTGGTTTAGTTCCCCGTTCTAGTCCCCGGCAAGCCGATTTAATCATCACTGCCGGTACAATCACCATGAAAATGGCCCCCGCTTTGGTGCGTCTGTACGAAGAAATGCCGGAACCTAAATACGTTATCGCCATGGGTGCCTGTACGATTACGGGGGGAATGTTCAGCAGTGACTCCACCACCGCAGTTAGAGGGGTAGATAAACTTATCCCCGTGGATGTCTATATACCCGGTTGTCCCCCCCGTCCGGAAGCGATTATCGACGCGATTATTAAACTGCGGAAAAAAGTCGCTAACGAATCTATTCAAGAACGCGGGACTGTCCTCCAACAAACCAATCGTTATTACAGCACCACCCACAAAATGCAGGCCACGGAACCGATTCTTACGGGTAAATATCTGCAATCGGCCACCCGTCAAGCACCTCCGAAAGAGTTACTAGAAGCCACCGGGATGCCTGTTCCTCCCGCTCTTTTGACCACGAAACAAAAGGAAGAAATCTAA
- a CDS encoding Coenzyme F420 hydrogenase/dehydrogenase, beta subunit C-terminal domain: MNSLAPHLKAKALKSNSRRPAKELCSECGLCDTYYIHYVKEACAFLNQQIADLEAAAHGKSRDLNQENDLYFGVHQDMMAAKKKQAIPGAQWTGIVSTIACEMLNRGLVEGVVCVQNTAEDRFQPQPILARTTEEILAAKVNKPTLSPNLSVLEEIEKSGMKRLLVIGVGCQIQALRAVEKKLGLEKLYVLGTPCVDNVTRSGLQKFLETTSRSPETVVHYEFMQDFRVHFKHEDGSMEMVPFFGLKTNKLKDVFAPSCMTCFDYVNSLADLVVGYMGAPFGWQWIMVRNDTGKEMLELVKDQLDTQDVMSSGDRKQAVQNSIPAYDKGVTLPMWAAKMMGVVIEKIGPKGLEYARFSIDSHFTRNYLYVKRNYPEKLAAHVPEYAKKIVEQYKLPD; encoded by the coding sequence ATGAACTCCCTTGCACCACACCTAAAAGCCAAAGCCCTCAAGTCCAATAGTCGTCGTCCTGCCAAAGAATTGTGCAGCGAGTGCGGACTTTGTGACACTTATTACATTCACTATGTTAAAGAAGCTTGTGCTTTTCTCAATCAACAAATCGCCGATTTAGAAGCAGCAGCACACGGCAAAAGTCGCGACTTAAATCAGGAAAATGATCTCTATTTTGGTGTTCATCAAGATATGATGGCTGCCAAGAAAAAACAAGCTATTCCGGGGGCGCAATGGACAGGAATTGTCAGTACAATTGCCTGTGAAATGCTCAATCGTGGTTTAGTAGAAGGGGTGGTTTGTGTGCAGAATACCGCCGAGGATCGCTTTCAACCGCAGCCGATTCTCGCCCGTACCACTGAAGAAATTCTCGCCGCTAAAGTTAATAAACCGACTCTTTCTCCCAATTTATCAGTCCTAGAAGAAATTGAAAAATCGGGCATGAAACGGTTATTAGTTATCGGAGTTGGTTGTCAAATTCAAGCCCTAAGAGCAGTAGAAAAAAAATTAGGCTTAGAAAAGTTATATGTCTTAGGAACTCCCTGCGTCGATAATGTTACCCGCTCAGGGCTGCAAAAGTTTCTAGAAACTACCAGTCGTTCCCCAGAAACTGTGGTTCACTACGAATTTATGCAGGATTTTCGGGTACACTTTAAACACGAAGACGGCTCGATGGAAATGGTTCCCTTTTTTGGCTTAAAAACTAATAAATTAAAAGATGTTTTTGCCCCTTCCTGTATGACTTGTTTTGATTATGTTAACTCCCTTGCTGATTTAGTTGTGGGCTATATGGGCGCACCTTTTGGCTGGCAATGGATTATGGTTCGTAATGATACGGGCAAGGAAATGTTAGAGTTAGTTAAAGATCAATTAGACACCCAAGATGTTATGTCTAGTGGTGATAGAAAACAGGCGGTACAAAATAGTATTCCTGCCTACGATAAAGGTGTAACCTTGCCGATGTGGGCGGCAAAAATGATGGGAGTAGTAATTGAAAAAATCGGGCCTAAAGGTTTAGAATATGCTCGCTTTTCTATCGATTCTCACTTTACCCGTAATTACCTTTATGTTAAACGTAATTATCCTGAAAAATTAGCGGCTCATGTTCCTGAATATGCTAAAAAGATTGTGGAACAGTATAAATTGCCCGATTAA
- the ndhC gene encoding photosynthetic/respiratory NAD(P)H-quinone oxidoreductase subunit C — translation MFVLKGYEYFLGFLLACSLVPILSLTASKVLRPSGGGPERRTTYESGMEPIGGAWIQFNIRYYMFALVFVVFDVETVFLYPWAVAFNQLGLLAFVEALIFIAILVVALVYAWRKGALEWS, via the coding sequence GTGTTTGTCCTCAAAGGTTACGAGTATTTTCTAGGATTTCTGCTCGCTTGCAGTTTAGTACCAATCCTATCCCTAACTGCCTCCAAAGTCCTACGGCCTAGTGGTGGCGGTCCGGAAAGACGCACTACCTATGAATCGGGGATGGAACCGATCGGCGGTGCTTGGATTCAGTTTAACATTCGTTATTATATGTTTGCCCTCGTTTTCGTGGTTTTTGACGTGGAAACCGTCTTTCTCTACCCTTGGGCAGTGGCTTTCAATCAATTGGGCCTATTAGCTTTTGTAGAAGCACTGATCTTTATTGCTATCCTTGTGGTTGCTCTCGTCTATGCTTGGCGGAAAGGAGCCTTAGAATGGTCATAA